In one window of Primulina tabacum isolate GXHZ01 chromosome 8, ASM2559414v2, whole genome shotgun sequence DNA:
- the LOC142553055 gene encoding protein DETOXIFICATION 34-like isoform X3: MAVLELDEPTFLYNPNLDEKALLHEAPSTLLVNGEGDDYPPVRSYEDAKNVINLESIKLWSIAAPIAFNILCNYGINSFTSIFVGHIGDIELSAVAICLSVIANLSFGFMLGMASALETLCGQAFGAGETEMLGIYMQRSWIILTTACFCLSPLYIYATPLLKLLGQRHDIAEIAGNFSIKIIPQMFSLAINFPTQKFLQAQTAYDVSAWGIAIAQVVYIVGWCQDSWNGLSWLAFKDIWGFAKLSIASAVMICLEIWYFMSIIVLTGHLEDPVLAVGSLSICMNLNGWEGMLFIGINAAISVRVSNELGSGRPRAAKYSVVVTVAESVIIGLLSVVIIMATKDHFAILFTNSEKMQKAVSDLAHLLAITLVLNSIQPVISGVAVGGGWQGLVAYINMFCYYIIGLPIGFLLGYKTNLGVQGIWLGMILGTFLQTLILLIIVCKTNWDEEVAQASERMRRWT, translated from the exons ATGGCTGTCTTGGAATTGGATGAACCAACATTTCTTTATAACCCAAACTTAGATGAAAAGGCGTTGCTTCACGAGGCACCGTCAACTTTGTTGGTGAATGGGGAGGGAGACGATTATCCTCCTGTAAGAAGTTACGAGGATGCGAAAAATGTGATTAACCTAGAATCCATCAAGCTTTGGTCTATTGCAGCTCCTATTGCCTTCAATATCTTGTGCAATTATGGCATCAATTCTTTTACTAGCATCTTTGTGGGGCACATAGGGGACATAGAGCTATCTGCAGTCGCTATTTGTTTATCAGTAATTGCAAACTTATCCTTTGGATTCATG CTTGGTATGGCTAGTGCACTCGAGACGTTATGTGGACAGGCGTTTGGAGCTGGAGAAACAGAAATGTTGGGAATTTACATGCAAAGATCGTGGATAATACTTACAACGGCTTGTTTCTGCCTTTCACCCCTTTATATCTATGCCACACCTTTGCTAAAGCTACTAGGACAAAGACACGACATTGCCGAAATAGCAGGAAATTTCTCAATAAAAATCATTCCACAAATGTTTTCGCTGGCCATTAACTTTCCTACACAGAAGTTCCTGCAAGCTCAAA CAGCCTATGATGTATCAGCATGGGGTATTGCTATAGCTCAGGTTGTGTATATAGTTGGGTGGTGCCAAGATAGTTGGAACGGATTGTCGTGGCTCGCTTTTAAGGATATCTGGGGATTTGCAAAGCTTTCGATTGCCTCAGCCGTTATGATTTGCTTAGAGATATGGTATTTTATGAGTATAATAGTTCTCACTGGACATCTAGAGGATCCTGTCCTGGCTGTTGGATCCCTTTCTATCTG CATGAACCTGAATGGATGGGAAGGTATGCTGTTCATTGGGATTAATGCAGCAATAAG CGTTCGCGTGTCAAATGAGCTTGGATCAGGACGTCCTCGAGCTGCCAAGTACTCAGTCGTTGTCACTGTTGCCGAATCTGTAATCATAGGTCTCCTGAGCGTGGTGATAATAATGGCAACAAAAGACCATTTTGCAATCCTTTTTACCAACAGCGAAAAAATGCAAAAGGCCGTCTCCGATTTAGCACATCTTTTAGCTATAACCCTGGTACTGAATAGCATTCAGCCAGTGATTTCAG GAGTTGCTGTAGGGGGAGGATGGCAAGGACTTGTGGCTTATATTAACATGTTTTGTTATTACATCATAGGACTCCCAATCGGATTCCTTCTGGGTTATAAAACTAATCTTGGAGTGCAG GGAATTTGGCTGGGTATGATACTTGGAACTTTTCTGCAAACTTTGATTCTTTTAATTATCGTGTGTAAAACGAATTGGGATGAAGAG GTGGCACAAGCTTCAGAAAGAATGCGTAGGTGGACGTAA
- the LOC142553055 gene encoding protein DETOXIFICATION 34-like isoform X1 — MAVLELDEPTFLYNPNLDEKALLHEAPSTLLVNGEGDDYPPVRSYEDAKNVINLESIKLWSIAAPIAFNILCNYGINSFTSIFVGHIGDIELSAVAICLSVIANLSFGFMLGMASALETLCGQAFGAGETEMLGIYMQRSWIILTTACFCLSPLYIYATPLLKLLGQRHDIAEIAGNFSIKIIPQMFSLAINFPTQKFLQAQSKVATLAWVGLVAFILHIGLLLLFVKVFEWGLAGAAAAYDVSAWGIAIAQVVYIVGWCQDSWNGLSWLAFKDIWGFAKLSIASAVMICLEIWYFMSIIVLTGHLEDPVLAVGSLSICMNLNGWEGMLFIGINAAISVRVSNELGSGRPRAAKYSVVVTVAESVIIGLLSVVIIMATKDHFAILFTNSEKMQKAVSDLAHLLAITLVLNSIQPVISGVAVGGGWQGLVAYINMFCYYIIGLPIGFLLGYKTNLGVQGIWLGMILGTFLQTLILLIIVCKTNWDEEVAQASERMRRWT, encoded by the exons ATGGCTGTCTTGGAATTGGATGAACCAACATTTCTTTATAACCCAAACTTAGATGAAAAGGCGTTGCTTCACGAGGCACCGTCAACTTTGTTGGTGAATGGGGAGGGAGACGATTATCCTCCTGTAAGAAGTTACGAGGATGCGAAAAATGTGATTAACCTAGAATCCATCAAGCTTTGGTCTATTGCAGCTCCTATTGCCTTCAATATCTTGTGCAATTATGGCATCAATTCTTTTACTAGCATCTTTGTGGGGCACATAGGGGACATAGAGCTATCTGCAGTCGCTATTTGTTTATCAGTAATTGCAAACTTATCCTTTGGATTCATG CTTGGTATGGCTAGTGCACTCGAGACGTTATGTGGACAGGCGTTTGGAGCTGGAGAAACAGAAATGTTGGGAATTTACATGCAAAGATCGTGGATAATACTTACAACGGCTTGTTTCTGCCTTTCACCCCTTTATATCTATGCCACACCTTTGCTAAAGCTACTAGGACAAAGACACGACATTGCCGAAATAGCAGGAAATTTCTCAATAAAAATCATTCCACAAATGTTTTCGCTGGCCATTAACTTTCCTACACAGAAGTTCCTGCAAGCTCAAAGTAAGGTGGCGACTCTAGCATGGGTTGGTTTAGTGGCCTTTATCTTGCACATAGGTTTGTTGCTTTTGTTTGTTAAAGTATTTGAATGGGGATTGGCTGGTGCAGCAGCAGCCTATGATGTATCAGCATGGGGTATTGCTATAGCTCAGGTTGTGTATATAGTTGGGTGGTGCCAAGATAGTTGGAACGGATTGTCGTGGCTCGCTTTTAAGGATATCTGGGGATTTGCAAAGCTTTCGATTGCCTCAGCCGTTATGATTTGCTTAGAGATATGGTATTTTATGAGTATAATAGTTCTCACTGGACATCTAGAGGATCCTGTCCTGGCTGTTGGATCCCTTTCTATCTG CATGAACCTGAATGGATGGGAAGGTATGCTGTTCATTGGGATTAATGCAGCAATAAG CGTTCGCGTGTCAAATGAGCTTGGATCAGGACGTCCTCGAGCTGCCAAGTACTCAGTCGTTGTCACTGTTGCCGAATCTGTAATCATAGGTCTCCTGAGCGTGGTGATAATAATGGCAACAAAAGACCATTTTGCAATCCTTTTTACCAACAGCGAAAAAATGCAAAAGGCCGTCTCCGATTTAGCACATCTTTTAGCTATAACCCTGGTACTGAATAGCATTCAGCCAGTGATTTCAG GAGTTGCTGTAGGGGGAGGATGGCAAGGACTTGTGGCTTATATTAACATGTTTTGTTATTACATCATAGGACTCCCAATCGGATTCCTTCTGGGTTATAAAACTAATCTTGGAGTGCAG GGAATTTGGCTGGGTATGATACTTGGAACTTTTCTGCAAACTTTGATTCTTTTAATTATCGTGTGTAAAACGAATTGGGATGAAGAG GTGGCACAAGCTTCAGAAAGAATGCGTAGGTGGACGTAA
- the LOC142553055 gene encoding protein DETOXIFICATION 34-like isoform X2: MAVLELDEPTFLYNPNLDEKALLHEAPSTLLVNGEGDDYPPVRSYEDAKNVINLESIKLWSIAAPIAFNILCNYGINSFTSIFVGHIGDIELSAVAICLSVIANLSFGFMLGMASALETLCGQAFGAGETEMLGIYMQRSWIILTTACFCLSPLYIYATPLLKLLGQRHDIAEIAGNFSIKIIPQMFSLAINFPTQKFLQAQTAAYDVSAWGIAIAQVVYIVGWCQDSWNGLSWLAFKDIWGFAKLSIASAVMICLEIWYFMSIIVLTGHLEDPVLAVGSLSICMNLNGWEGMLFIGINAAISVRVSNELGSGRPRAAKYSVVVTVAESVIIGLLSVVIIMATKDHFAILFTNSEKMQKAVSDLAHLLAITLVLNSIQPVISGVAVGGGWQGLVAYINMFCYYIIGLPIGFLLGYKTNLGVQGIWLGMILGTFLQTLILLIIVCKTNWDEEVAQASERMRRWT; encoded by the exons ATGGCTGTCTTGGAATTGGATGAACCAACATTTCTTTATAACCCAAACTTAGATGAAAAGGCGTTGCTTCACGAGGCACCGTCAACTTTGTTGGTGAATGGGGAGGGAGACGATTATCCTCCTGTAAGAAGTTACGAGGATGCGAAAAATGTGATTAACCTAGAATCCATCAAGCTTTGGTCTATTGCAGCTCCTATTGCCTTCAATATCTTGTGCAATTATGGCATCAATTCTTTTACTAGCATCTTTGTGGGGCACATAGGGGACATAGAGCTATCTGCAGTCGCTATTTGTTTATCAGTAATTGCAAACTTATCCTTTGGATTCATG CTTGGTATGGCTAGTGCACTCGAGACGTTATGTGGACAGGCGTTTGGAGCTGGAGAAACAGAAATGTTGGGAATTTACATGCAAAGATCGTGGATAATACTTACAACGGCTTGTTTCTGCCTTTCACCCCTTTATATCTATGCCACACCTTTGCTAAAGCTACTAGGACAAAGACACGACATTGCCGAAATAGCAGGAAATTTCTCAATAAAAATCATTCCACAAATGTTTTCGCTGGCCATTAACTTTCCTACACAGAAGTTCCTGCAAGCTCAAA CAGCAGCCTATGATGTATCAGCATGGGGTATTGCTATAGCTCAGGTTGTGTATATAGTTGGGTGGTGCCAAGATAGTTGGAACGGATTGTCGTGGCTCGCTTTTAAGGATATCTGGGGATTTGCAAAGCTTTCGATTGCCTCAGCCGTTATGATTTGCTTAGAGATATGGTATTTTATGAGTATAATAGTTCTCACTGGACATCTAGAGGATCCTGTCCTGGCTGTTGGATCCCTTTCTATCTG CATGAACCTGAATGGATGGGAAGGTATGCTGTTCATTGGGATTAATGCAGCAATAAG CGTTCGCGTGTCAAATGAGCTTGGATCAGGACGTCCTCGAGCTGCCAAGTACTCAGTCGTTGTCACTGTTGCCGAATCTGTAATCATAGGTCTCCTGAGCGTGGTGATAATAATGGCAACAAAAGACCATTTTGCAATCCTTTTTACCAACAGCGAAAAAATGCAAAAGGCCGTCTCCGATTTAGCACATCTTTTAGCTATAACCCTGGTACTGAATAGCATTCAGCCAGTGATTTCAG GAGTTGCTGTAGGGGGAGGATGGCAAGGACTTGTGGCTTATATTAACATGTTTTGTTATTACATCATAGGACTCCCAATCGGATTCCTTCTGGGTTATAAAACTAATCTTGGAGTGCAG GGAATTTGGCTGGGTATGATACTTGGAACTTTTCTGCAAACTTTGATTCTTTTAATTATCGTGTGTAAAACGAATTGGGATGAAGAG GTGGCACAAGCTTCAGAAAGAATGCGTAGGTGGACGTAA
- the LOC142553058 gene encoding rop guanine nucleotide exchange factor 3-like, whose amino-acid sequence MDSSTSTSDENGYLGYQLSPSSMDQTDHSVTETSIFSIQSSDSFAHCRTNSETSAYSEHTDDYSFAETSSPFSWKGGFKSPVRGKHSRLGMTQHKDGMDEDIMDLELELMKERFSKLLLGEDMSGSGKGVCTAVSISNAITNLYASVFGQHQRLEPLSLEKKLMWNREMNCLLSVCDYIVEFTPTLQHFKDGTTLEVMSSIPRSDIHLNLPALKKLDAMLQNMLESFRKTEFWYAEKGSMSGNSTHFGSFRKSVQQQAQRKEEKWWLPVPCVPPVGLSEKCTKILCQKRDCANQIHKAAMAINSGILTEMHVPESYIASLPKSGKASVGDTIYRYMCNADTFSADHLLDSLNIASEHEALELADKVEASMYTWRRKACMAHSKSSWDLVKDLMSDVDRSDKNHVLAERAETMLLCLKQRYPELSQTSLDTSKIQYNKDVGQAVLESYSRVLEGLAFNIVSWIEDVLFLHETTKQD is encoded by the exons ATGGACAGCAGCACTTCGACTTCTGATGAAAATGGCTACTTGGGATATCAGCTTTCACCTTCTTCCATGGATCAAACAGATCACTCAGTTACGGAAACCTCGATTTTCTCGATTCAGAGCAGCGATTCTTTTGCACACTGTAGGACTAATTCAGAGACTTCGGCCTACTCAGAGCACACAGATGATTACAGCTTTGCAGAGACATCCTCTCCATTCTCGTGGAAGGGCGGCTTTAAATCTCCGGTTAGAGGGAAACATTCAAGATTGGGCATGACGCAGCATAAAGATGGAATGGATGAAGACATAATGGATTTAG AACTGGAATTGATGAAGGAgagattttcaaaactattgTTAGGAGAAGACATGTCTGGAAGTGGCAAAGGAGTCTGCACTGCTGTTTCAATCTCAAATGCTATTACCAATCTTTATG CTTCTGTATTTGGTCAACACCAGAGATTAGAGCCATTGAGTCTCGAAAAGAAGTTAATGTGGAACAGAGAAATGAACTGCCTCTTATCAGTATGCGACTACATAGTAGAATTTACTCCCACGTTGCAGCATTTCAAAGATGGAACTACTTTAGAG GTGATGAGTAGCATCCCAAGATCGGATATTCATCTCAACCTCCCGGCCTTGAAGAAACTTGATGCAATGCTCCAG AATATGCTGGAAAGTTTTAGAAAGACTGAATTTTGGTACGCTGAAAAGGGCAGCATGTCCGGGAATTCAACTCATTTTGGATCGTTCAGAAAATCGGTTCAGCAGCAGGCTCAGCGGAAGGAGGAAAAATGGTGGCTTCCTGTTCCTTGTGTTCCCCCTGTGGGTCTCTCCGAGAAATGTACGAAGATTTTGTGCCAAAAACGCGACTGTGCCAACCAAATTCACAAGGCCGCAATGGCCATTAACAGTGGCATTCTTACCGAAATGCACGTCCCAGAATCTTACATTGCTTCCCTTCCCAAG AGTGGAAAAGCGAGTGTGGGAGATACAATCTACCGATACATGTGCAATGCAGATACGTTCTCGGCCGATCACCTTCTCGACTCGCTCAACATAGCCTCGGAGCACGAAGCCCTCGAGTTAGCAGACAAGGTTGAAGCCTCGATGTACACGTGGCGACGTAAAGCGTGCATGGCTCACTCAAAATCGTCATGGGACTTGGTTAAAGATCTCATGTCCGATGTTGATAGGAGTGACAAGAACCATGTCTTGGCAGAAAGAGCAGAAACCATGCTACTATGCTTGAAACAAAGATATCCCGAACTCTCACAAACTTCATTAGATACAAGCAAAATCCAATATAACAAG GACGTGGGACAGGCTGTGTTGGAAAGCTATTCAAGAGTGCTGGAAGGTTTAGCTTTCAACATTGTTTCTTGGATCGAGGATGTACTTTTTTTACATGAAACCACGAAACAAGATTAG
- the LOC142554301 gene encoding LOW QUALITY PROTEIN: O-fucosyltransferase 30-like (The sequence of the model RefSeq protein was modified relative to this genomic sequence to represent the inferred CDS: inserted 2 bases in 1 codon; substituted 1 base at 1 genomic stop codon), with product NSGLYVSAEDCRTTVWTYQSNDEDGSLDSFQADDELRKKKKILFIRKRKDVYKAFGPSAAAGPAIVLAFGSLFTAKYKGSEXHIDIRRAXQRIQLLIQKMDFLPFVPEILNAGKKFTHETIKAPFLCVQLRLLDGHFKNHWEATFLGVKQVLGSLIQKVPLPIHLFVMTDLPFHNWSGSYLGELAKDSDDFKLINLREEDDLVIATC from the exons AATTCTGGACTTTATGTTTCGGCAGAAGATTGTCGAACAACGGTATGGACTTACCAAAGCAATGATGAAGATGGGAGTTTGGATTCATTTCAGGCCGATGATGAACTcaggaagaaaaagaaaattttgtttattaGGAAAAGAAAAGATGTCTATAAAGCCTTTGGTCCTAGCGCTGCTGCTGGACCAGCCATTGTTCTGGCATTTGGTAGCCTTTTTACTGCAAAATATAAGGGCTCTGAATAGCATATTGACATTCGCAGAGC TCAGAGGATACAGTTATTGATTCAGAAGATGGACTTTCTTCCTTTCGTGCCGGAGATCTTAAATGCGGGGAAGAAGTTTACTCATGAGACAATTAAGGCTCCATTTCTGTGCGTGCAGCTTAGATTATTGGACGGACATTTCAAGAATCACTGGGAAGCCACGTTTTTAGGAGTTAAGCAGGTGTTGGGTTCATTGATACAGAAAGTTCCTCTCCCAATTCATTTGTTTGTGATGACTGATCTTCCCTTTCATAATTGGAGTGGAAGCTATTTGGGGGAGTTGGCAAAAGATTCGGATGATTTCAAGCTAATAAATCTCAGAGAGGAAGATGACTTAGTTATAGCGACTTGTTAG